One Hordeum vulgare subsp. vulgare chromosome 4H, MorexV3_pseudomolecules_assembly, whole genome shotgun sequence DNA window includes the following coding sequences:
- the LOC123447557 gene encoding flavanone 3-dioxygenase 2-like isoform X1 codes for MAEQLISTAVLHTLPHSYIRSESEWPRLDADIPVVDLANPDSAAVVYQIGAACSSHGLFQVPIPISPNAALFLPEMALLCFRSQCVLAWCVCVVSDRQVLNHGLPVEAMRAAMALAHDFFRLSPEEKAKLYSDDPPKKMRLSTSFNVRKETVHNWRDYLRLHCHPLEQFVPAEGPANPPPLRNAMGTYCKEVRDLGFQFYGAISKSLGLEQDYINKVLGEQEQHMAANFDPKCPSPELTYNALTILMMDEQVTGLRVLKEGRWIAVNLRPNTFIINLGRAAGDTTAAGAEAGGGAVCGREGVDAATRGGAVCGTEGVGAATRGGAVCGTEGVGAEAGGTPAIGSKEGGAAKVSAAARMMNALANVTSAIVSIVQCANADVND; via the exons ATGGCGGAGCAGCTCATCTCCACGGCCGTGCTGCACACGCTGCCCCACAGCTACATCCGGTCCGAGTCCGAGTGGCCGCGCCTCGACGCCGACATCCCCGTCGTCGACCTCGCCAACCCCGACAGCGCCGCCGTCGTCTACCAGATCGGCGCCGCCTGCAGCTCACACGGCCTCTTccaggttccaattcccatttcGCCTAACGCTGCTCTGTTTTTGCCGGAAATGGCGTTGCTCTGCTTTCGCTCACAGTGCGTGCTcgcgtggtgtgtgtgtgtggtttctgATCGTCAGGTGCTCAACCACGGGCTGCCGGTGGAGGCGATGCGGGCGGCCATGGCGCTGGCGCACGACTTCTTCCGCCTCTCgccggaggagaaggccaagctcTACTCCGACGACCCGCCCAAGAAGATGCGGCTATCCACCAGCTTCAACGTGCGCAAGGAGACCGTCCACAACTGGCGCGACTACCTGCGGCTGCACTGCCACCCGCTCGAGCAGTTCGTGCCGGCGGAGGGGCCAGCCAATCCGCCGCCCTTGAG GAATGCCATGGGCACATACTGCAAAGAGGTCCGGGACCTCGGGTTCCAGTTCTACGGAGCGATATCGAAGAGCCTGGGGCTGGAGCAGGACTACATCAATAAGGTCCTCGGCGAGCAGGAGCAGCACATGGCGGCCAACTTCGACCCCAAGTGCCCGTCGCCAGAGCTGACCTACAACGCCCTCACCATCCTGATGATGGATGAGCAGGTCACCGGGCTGCGGGTGCTCAAGGAAGGTCGTTGGATCGCCGTCAACCTGCGGCCCAACACGTTCATCATCAACCTCGGCAGGGCAGCAGGCGACACAACAGCTGCCGGTGCGGAAGCAGGCGGCGGGGCAGTATGTGGCAGGGAAGGAGTCGATGCGGCAACACGCGGCGGGGCAGTATGTGGCACAGAAGGAGTCGGTGCGGCAACACGTGGTGGGGCAGTATGTGGCACAGAAGGAGTCGGTGCGGAAGCAGGAGGCACACCAGCAATCGGCTCGAAAGAAGGCGGCGCGGCTAAGGTCTCCGCCGCAGCGAGGATGATGAACGCGTTGGCCAATGTGACCAGCGCGATCGTCAGCATCGTCCAATGCGCCAACGCCGATGTCAACGACTGA
- the LOC123447557 gene encoding flavanone 3-dioxygenase 2-like isoform X2: protein MAEQLISTAVLHTLPHSYIRSESEWPRLDADIPVVDLANPDSAAVVYQIGAACSSHGLFQVLNHGLPVEAMRAAMALAHDFFRLSPEEKAKLYSDDPPKKMRLSTSFNVRKETVHNWRDYLRLHCHPLEQFVPAEGPANPPPLRNAMGTYCKEVRDLGFQFYGAISKSLGLEQDYINKVLGEQEQHMAANFDPKCPSPELTYNALTILMMDEQVTGLRVLKEGRWIAVNLRPNTFIINLGRAAGDTTAAGAEAGGGAVCGREGVDAATRGGAVCGTEGVGAATRGGAVCGTEGVGAEAGGTPAIGSKEGGAAKVSAAARMMNALANVTSAIVSIVQCANADVND from the exons ATGGCGGAGCAGCTCATCTCCACGGCCGTGCTGCACACGCTGCCCCACAGCTACATCCGGTCCGAGTCCGAGTGGCCGCGCCTCGACGCCGACATCCCCGTCGTCGACCTCGCCAACCCCGACAGCGCCGCCGTCGTCTACCAGATCGGCGCCGCCTGCAGCTCACACGGCCTCTTccag GTGCTCAACCACGGGCTGCCGGTGGAGGCGATGCGGGCGGCCATGGCGCTGGCGCACGACTTCTTCCGCCTCTCgccggaggagaaggccaagctcTACTCCGACGACCCGCCCAAGAAGATGCGGCTATCCACCAGCTTCAACGTGCGCAAGGAGACCGTCCACAACTGGCGCGACTACCTGCGGCTGCACTGCCACCCGCTCGAGCAGTTCGTGCCGGCGGAGGGGCCAGCCAATCCGCCGCCCTTGAG GAATGCCATGGGCACATACTGCAAAGAGGTCCGGGACCTCGGGTTCCAGTTCTACGGAGCGATATCGAAGAGCCTGGGGCTGGAGCAGGACTACATCAATAAGGTCCTCGGCGAGCAGGAGCAGCACATGGCGGCCAACTTCGACCCCAAGTGCCCGTCGCCAGAGCTGACCTACAACGCCCTCACCATCCTGATGATGGATGAGCAGGTCACCGGGCTGCGGGTGCTCAAGGAAGGTCGTTGGATCGCCGTCAACCTGCGGCCCAACACGTTCATCATCAACCTCGGCAGGGCAGCAGGCGACACAACAGCTGCCGGTGCGGAAGCAGGCGGCGGGGCAGTATGTGGCAGGGAAGGAGTCGATGCGGCAACACGCGGCGGGGCAGTATGTGGCACAGAAGGAGTCGGTGCGGCAACACGTGGTGGGGCAGTATGTGGCACAGAAGGAGTCGGTGCGGAAGCAGGAGGCACACCAGCAATCGGCTCGAAAGAAGGCGGCGCGGCTAAGGTCTCCGCCGCAGCGAGGATGATGAACGCGTTGGCCAATGTGACCAGCGCGATCGTCAGCATCGTCCAATGCGCCAACGCCGATGTCAACGACTGA